A window of Pusillimonas sp. T7-7 contains these coding sequences:
- a CDS encoding integrase arm-type DNA-binding domain-containing protein, with amino-acid sequence MPKTPKQLTDLAVRKAKPKDAAYTLASGSGLFLRVQPTGIKQWMVRFQTPEGERGSRVIGIYPDMGIADAHKATDELRRRVRMGNTPNGMYDQRRAERFSKTEEDAEADRLAEDARKHSFTVQSDAWLEDRKLGWASATYSKSTFIVRKRLQPLLGSADMRTLASKDVVPVLVDLAISTPSIAIKARQCLNGIIDYCIVRGIRSDDQLLRLQRALPRHRGSHIPAITKIQGVGRLIRTILEYEGRVVRGGLLLAAYTACRPGVVASARWTEMDIERAEWCIPADKMKTRIEHVVSLPRQAVEMLTEMRQYGGGEYVFPGVGKRGNPHLHRDALSKALRDMGFQGQHATHGFRAMLRTVARERLKIDIDVLEAQLAHAKADEVQAAYDRARFEDERRVVMQGWADFLHEQADSAMVLQMKRA; translated from the coding sequence ATGCCAAAAACACCCAAACAGTTGACTGATTTAGCGGTCCGCAAGGCCAAACCCAAAGATGCTGCTTATACGTTGGCCTCAGGGAGCGGGCTGTTTCTTCGTGTTCAGCCAACTGGTATTAAGCAGTGGATGGTCAGATTCCAAACGCCTGAAGGGGAGCGTGGTAGCCGCGTCATCGGTATTTATCCAGATATGGGGATTGCCGATGCACATAAAGCAACAGATGAGTTGCGTCGGAGAGTCCGTATGGGGAACACACCAAATGGCATGTACGACCAACGACGTGCAGAAAGATTCTCCAAGACTGAAGAAGACGCTGAAGCTGATCGGCTTGCTGAAGATGCACGTAAGCATTCATTTACTGTCCAATCTGATGCATGGTTGGAGGATCGTAAATTAGGCTGGGCATCCGCAACTTACAGTAAATCCACTTTCATTGTGCGGAAACGATTACAACCGTTGCTGGGTAGTGCCGACATGAGAACGTTGGCGAGCAAGGATGTCGTGCCGGTTTTAGTTGATCTGGCTATATCAACTCCGTCCATTGCAATCAAGGCCCGCCAGTGCCTGAATGGCATTATCGACTACTGCATCGTACGGGGTATTCGTAGTGATGATCAGCTCTTGAGACTTCAGCGCGCCTTGCCCCGGCACCGTGGTAGCCATATTCCCGCCATTACAAAAATACAGGGCGTCGGGCGGCTTATTCGGACAATTCTGGAGTATGAGGGTAGGGTAGTGCGCGGAGGACTGCTCCTGGCCGCGTACACCGCTTGCAGGCCTGGTGTAGTGGCCTCGGCACGCTGGACTGAAATGGATATTGAACGAGCCGAGTGGTGCATTCCTGCTGATAAGATGAAAACTCGTATCGAGCATGTGGTTAGTTTGCCGAGGCAAGCTGTGGAAATGTTGACAGAGATGCGCCAGTATGGCGGTGGCGAGTATGTCTTTCCAGGCGTTGGCAAGCGAGGTAATCCGCACTTACACCGGGACGCGCTCAGCAAAGCACTTCGCGATATGGGATTCCAGGGGCAGCATGCTACCCACGGCTTTAGAGCAATGCTACGCACGGTGGCTCGTGAACGCCTGAAAATTGATATTGACGTACTGGAGGCCCAGTTGGCGCATGCCAAGGCAGATGAGGTTCAAGCTGCCTATGACCGGGCTCGATTTGAAGATGAAAGGCGTGTGGTTATGCAGGGTTGGGCGGATTTTCTACATGAGCAGGCTGACTCCGCCATGGTTCTGCAGATGAAGCGTGCATAG
- the secG gene encoding preprotein translocase subunit SecG — MQWLSPVLMAIQVISSLSVIVLVLLQQGKGADMGASFGGGSSGSLFGATGAANFLSRATKWAAIIFFASTGALAWVAHHPTGAPSLIEGGVMQGFQSQEVPSTTGSAVPAAPSGSAVPSAPAPAPAAPESSAVPQAPAPAASGQSSTDQPPAENKPAAGN, encoded by the coding sequence ATGCAATGGTTGTCACCCGTTCTTATGGCGATTCAAGTTATATCGTCGCTAAGTGTCATAGTGTTGGTCTTGCTGCAGCAGGGCAAAGGCGCCGATATGGGCGCATCCTTTGGGGGTGGTTCATCCGGTAGCCTGTTCGGCGCAACCGGCGCTGCCAATTTTCTGTCGCGTGCCACCAAGTGGGCTGCCATTATCTTTTTTGCATCCACGGGTGCGCTGGCCTGGGTGGCTCACCATCCTACGGGCGCTCCATCGCTTATCGAGGGCGGGGTCATGCAGGGCTTCCAAAGCCAGGAAGTGCCCTCGACCACGGGTTCAGCTGTTCCTGCGGCGCCTTCGGGCTCGGCAGTGCCGTCGGCTCCCGCGCCTGCGCCCGCAGCGCCTGAGTCATCGGCCGTACCGCAAGCGCCAGCCCCTGCAGCATCTGGACAGAGTTCCACCGACCAGCCGCCTGCCGAGAACAAGCCCGCAGCAGGCAATTAA
- the tpiA gene encoding triose-phosphate isomerase, protein MNTEQTRKRLVIGNWKMHGLLAANASLLDGLHKGASAAPGCDLAVCVPFPYLDQARTGLQGSVVSWGAQDVSKHEQGAFTGEVSAAMLADFDCQWALVGHSERRTLHGETDQLVADKAIAALSAGLTPVVCVGETLAEQEAGQTEHIIARQLAPVLALGAQQVGRMVLAYEPVWAIGTGRTATPEQAQAVHAYIRSQLNGLGVPEVRVLYGGSVKASNAASLFAMPDIDGALVGGASLVVEEFLRIAAA, encoded by the coding sequence ATGAATACTGAACAAACGCGTAAGCGCCTAGTTATAGGCAACTGGAAGATGCACGGCCTGCTGGCCGCCAATGCTAGCCTGCTTGACGGTCTGCACAAGGGTGCATCGGCAGCGCCCGGATGCGATCTGGCGGTCTGCGTGCCTTTTCCTTACCTTGATCAGGCTAGAACTGGCCTGCAGGGTAGCGTTGTTTCCTGGGGCGCTCAAGATGTCAGCAAGCACGAACAGGGCGCGTTTACTGGCGAGGTCTCGGCGGCCATGCTGGCAGATTTTGACTGCCAATGGGCGTTGGTTGGCCATTCCGAACGGCGCACCTTGCACGGCGAAACCGATCAGCTTGTTGCTGACAAGGCCATAGCCGCCCTGAGTGCCGGGCTTACTCCTGTTGTATGCGTGGGCGAGACGCTGGCTGAACAAGAAGCCGGTCAAACAGAGCACATTATTGCGCGCCAGTTGGCGCCTGTATTGGCGCTGGGTGCACAACAAGTGGGTCGCATGGTGTTGGCTTACGAGCCCGTCTGGGCCATAGGCACAGGCCGTACTGCAACGCCTGAACAGGCGCAGGCCGTACATGCCTACATCCGTTCGCAACTGAACGGCCTGGGTGTTCCTGAAGTCAGGGTGCTTTATGGCGGCAGCGTCAAGGCATCGAATGCAGCTTCGCTGTTTGCCATGCCTGATATCGATGGCGCTTTGGTGGGCGGTGCATCGCTGGTGGTCGAAGAATTTTTACGTATAGCGGCCGCGTAG
- a CDS encoding NAD(P)H-quinone oxidoreductase has translation MKAVEISKPGGPEVLVLVDRPVPELKPGEVLIKVSAAGINRPDVFQRKGNYPPPAGASDLPGLEVVGEIVSGETGDTGLAIGDKVCALVAGGGYAEYCAAPAAQCLPIPKGLSDVEAAGLPETYYTVWTNVFDRGRLSAGESLLVHGGASGIGTTAVQLATAMGNKVYATVGSDERVRAVEGLGAEQGINYRTQDYVEEVKKATNGKGVDVVLDMVAGDYINRNINCLADDGRIVIIALLGGAKATIDCNQVLRRRLTVTGSTLRPRPVAFKADIAQSLKTHVWPLLESGKIRPIVHATFPLERACDAHAMMDAGEQIGKIILTV, from the coding sequence ATGAAAGCAGTGGAAATTTCAAAGCCGGGTGGTCCCGAAGTACTGGTGCTGGTTGATCGCCCAGTGCCGGAACTCAAGCCTGGCGAGGTCTTGATCAAGGTTTCCGCTGCGGGCATCAACCGGCCGGACGTATTCCAGCGCAAAGGTAATTATCCGCCTCCTGCGGGCGCTTCTGATTTGCCAGGTCTGGAAGTCGTGGGCGAGATTGTGTCGGGCGAAACCGGCGACACGGGTTTGGCCATAGGCGACAAGGTATGCGCCCTGGTGGCGGGTGGCGGCTACGCTGAATATTGCGCTGCGCCGGCTGCTCAGTGCCTGCCCATACCCAAGGGGCTGTCTGACGTCGAAGCGGCGGGCCTGCCTGAAACTTACTACACGGTCTGGACCAACGTCTTTGACCGGGGCCGCTTGTCGGCAGGCGAGTCTTTGTTGGTACACGGCGGAGCCAGCGGCATAGGAACGACGGCGGTGCAGTTGGCGACGGCCATGGGCAACAAGGTTTATGCCACTGTGGGCAGCGACGAGCGTGTTCGTGCCGTGGAAGGCCTGGGCGCGGAGCAGGGGATCAACTACCGCACTCAGGACTATGTGGAAGAGGTCAAGAAAGCCACCAATGGCAAAGGCGTGGATGTCGTGCTGGATATGGTTGCTGGCGACTACATCAACCGCAATATCAACTGCCTGGCTGACGACGGCCGCATTGTCATCATCGCCTTGCTGGGCGGCGCGAAGGCCACCATAGACTGCAATCAGGTTTTGCGCCGCCGCCTGACAGTAACCGGCTCTACCTTGCGCCCGCGCCCGGTGGCGTTCAAGGCCGATATCGCACAATCACTCAAGACTCATGTCTGGCCCCTGCTTGAGAGCGGAAAAATCCGCCCCATTGTCCACGCTACCTTTCCGTTGGAGCGCGCATGCGATGCGCACGCGATGATGGATGCCGGCGAACAGATCGGGAAAATTATTCTGACGGTTTAA
- a CDS encoding alkyl/aryl-sulfatase: MKELPFSDKTSFELAHKGFIAPLPDGLIKGPTDNLVWDPGKYGFIKEGAAAPDTVNPSLWRQAQLLNISGLFEVTDGIYQVRNFDLSNMTIVEGKEGLTIMDPLVSTETAKAALALYYQHRPKKPVVAVIYTHSHVDHYGGVRGVVDEADVKAGKVKIYAPLGFLEHAVAENVMAGTAMSRRASYMYGNLLPPSETGQVGAGLGTTTSAGTVTLIPPTDIIEKTGETRTIDGLTYEFLYAPGSEAPAEMLYYIKEKKALNTAEDSTHTLHNTYSLRGAKIRDPLAWSKYLNEALALWGDDAQVMYAMHHWPVWGQDQVKEQLSLQRDMYRYINDETLRLANMGYNKEEIAEQIKLPEAIAAKFSNRGYYGSVNHNVRATYVLYLGWFNGNPATLHTLPIEESSKRYVEMLGGTEALLKKAREYYAKGEYRWVAEVVNYAVFADPQNQEAKNLQADALEQMGYQAESGPWRNFYLTGAKELREGVEKLPVPDTASPDTVGAMTLDMLFDYFSVRLNREQAAGKHIVLNVDFTDTNQKYELELVNSVLNHTEGKQAQDAAASLVLTRDTLNQVMLKKTTFQDAVSKGDIKIQGDQAKVEEMFAMLDNFEFWFNIVTP, from the coding sequence ATGAAGGAGTTACCGTTTTCGGACAAGACGTCTTTCGAACTCGCTCATAAAGGGTTTATTGCACCGCTACCTGACGGCCTTATCAAGGGCCCTACCGATAATCTGGTATGGGATCCCGGTAAGTATGGATTCATCAAGGAAGGCGCTGCAGCCCCAGATACAGTCAACCCTAGTCTGTGGCGTCAGGCCCAGTTGCTTAATATCTCAGGTCTATTTGAGGTCACAGACGGTATTTATCAGGTCCGCAATTTCGATTTGTCCAATATGACTATTGTAGAGGGCAAGGAAGGTCTCACTATTATGGACCCCCTGGTTTCTACTGAAACCGCTAAGGCAGCATTAGCTCTGTATTACCAGCACCGCCCCAAGAAACCTGTAGTGGCGGTCATCTACACACATAGCCATGTGGATCATTACGGTGGTGTGCGCGGTGTAGTAGACGAAGCAGACGTCAAGGCTGGCAAGGTGAAGATCTATGCACCTCTCGGCTTCCTTGAGCACGCCGTAGCTGAGAACGTCATGGCAGGCACTGCCATGAGTCGTCGAGCAAGCTACATGTACGGCAATCTGCTGCCGCCAAGCGAAACCGGTCAAGTTGGTGCTGGACTTGGTACCACTACATCAGCCGGTACGGTCACGCTCATTCCCCCTACTGACATCATCGAGAAGACCGGTGAAACACGCACTATCGACGGCCTGACTTATGAGTTCCTATATGCGCCTGGCAGTGAAGCGCCCGCAGAAATGTTGTACTACATTAAGGAGAAGAAGGCGCTAAACACTGCTGAAGACTCTACACACACTTTGCACAATACGTACTCTCTTCGAGGCGCAAAGATTCGAGATCCGCTGGCATGGTCCAAGTATCTGAACGAGGCCTTGGCATTGTGGGGGGACGACGCCCAGGTCATGTATGCCATGCATCACTGGCCAGTGTGGGGCCAAGACCAGGTCAAGGAACAACTCAGCTTGCAGCGTGATATGTATCGGTACATCAACGATGAGACCTTGCGTTTAGCCAATATGGGCTACAACAAGGAAGAAATCGCCGAGCAGATAAAACTACCGGAAGCCATTGCCGCGAAATTTTCCAATCGCGGCTATTACGGTTCGGTCAACCACAACGTGCGGGCCACCTATGTCCTGTATCTGGGTTGGTTTAACGGTAACCCGGCCACGCTGCATACCTTGCCAATCGAAGAGTCGTCCAAACGCTATGTCGAGATGCTCGGAGGCACCGAGGCGCTGCTCAAGAAAGCACGTGAATACTACGCGAAAGGCGAGTATCGCTGGGTGGCAGAGGTCGTCAATTATGCCGTCTTTGCTGATCCTCAGAACCAGGAAGCCAAGAATTTGCAGGCTGACGCCTTGGAGCAAATGGGTTACCAGGCAGAGAGCGGCCCGTGGCGCAACTTCTATCTGACTGGAGCCAAAGAGCTACGCGAGGGCGTTGAGAAACTGCCAGTACCAGACACGGCCAGCCCGGACACCGTTGGCGCCATGACACTGGACATGTTGTTCGACTACTTCAGTGTGCGTCTGAATCGCGAGCAGGCAGCAGGCAAGCACATAGTGCTCAATGTTGACTTTACAGACACCAATCAAAAGTATGAGCTTGAGCTGGTGAATAGCGTTCTAAATCATACTGAAGGAAAACAGGCACAGGATGCGGCTGCCAGTCTGGTCCTGACACGCGATACGCTCAATCAAGTCATGCTTAAGAAAACTACCTTTCAAGATGCGGTAAGTAAGGGCGATATCAAAATCCAGGGTGATCAGGCCAAAGTGGAAGAGATGTTCGCCATGCTCGATAATTTCGAGTTCTGGTTCAACATCGTTACACCATGA